A window from Rhea pennata isolate bPtePen1 chromosome 1, bPtePen1.pri, whole genome shotgun sequence encodes these proteins:
- the SHISAL1 gene encoding protein shisa-like-1, producing MTSCGQQSLNVLMVLLSLLLSAALSAHFRVCEPYTDYKGRYHFGFHCPRLSDNKSYIFCCHHNNTVFKYCCNETEFQTVMQMNLTGNADGYMHNNYSALLGVWIYGFFVVILLVLDLLYYSSMNYDICKFYLARWGIQGKWMTQGQSRWINPAQDPSQVQTQPQPEMLPQPQTQSQPQPQTSQTVHTLKGDALSPSLMSFQSTSACIKRGLYVRIR from the exons ATGACAAGTTGTGGTCAACAGTCCTTGAACGTGCTGATGGTTCTGCTTTCATTACTGTTGTCAGCAG CATTGTCTGCACATTTTCGGGTCTGCGAGCCATATACAGACTACAAAGGTCGCTACCACTTTGGTTTTCACTGCCCACGTCTTTCTGACAATAAATCTTACATCTTTTGCTGTCACCATAACAacacagtatttaaatattgcTGCAATGAGACAGAATTTCAGACTGTTATGCAGATGAACCTAACAGGGAATGCAGATGGATATATGCATAA CAACTACAGTGCACTGTTAGGAGTATGGATCTATGGCTTTTTTGTGGTGATCTTGCTGGTACTGGACCTTTTATATTACTCTTCAATGAACTATGATATTTGCAAATTTTACCTGGCACGGTGGGGAATCCAGGGAAAGTGGATGACACAAGGACAGAGCCGATGGATTAACCCTGCTCAGGATCCAAGCCAAGTACAGACACAGCCTCAGCCAGAGATGCTGCCTCAGCCTCAAACTCAGTCTCAGCCACAGCCTCAAACATCACAGACAGTACATACTTTAAAAGGAGATGCTTTAAGCCCATCCCTGATGTCATTTCAGAGTACATCTGCCTG CATTAAGCGAGGATTGTATGTTAGGATCAGGTGA